CAGCGCAATCAGCTGCTCCGCCTGCGGCGTGCAACGGCCGGCGAGATGGCTCTCGTCCTCCGGCGACGGCAACGGCATCGCCTCCGGCTCGCTGGCGGTTTTGTCGATTTTCGGTGGCGTTTTCAGGCTTCGGCTGGACATGGATGCATGGTTTCAATCGTGCGTGGCGGCTAGCGTACACCATTTCAGCCGTCGCGGCGTGTGGTGACGGGGCACGGCAAGAGGTGGCCGGGGAGGCCCCGGGGTGGTGGGTGGCCATCGCGCCGGCCTGGCCGCCTGCAAGCATCGTTCTCGATACGCGAATGCAGATATGCCGATACATCAATTTTCACCTCAGGCCGCGGCTTCTAACATGGTCACAAACTGTGATTTCCCAGTTAGGTAGTCCACTCATCACGCCTCCCCAAGCTGCCAAGGCGGGCCGGCAGAGAATTGATCCTCCAGCCATGATTTGAAGGCGAGCGTGCTGGCGGCGGCAAATTTGGCCGACGGGCGCACCAGGTAGATGCCGCCCACGGCGCCCAGTTGCCAATCCGGCAGCACGCGTAGTAGCCGGCCGGCGGCAAGATCGCGACTCAGCAGCCACTCGCCGGCAGCCAGAATACCGACCCCGGCACGGGTGGCGGCGAGCAGCGACTCGCTGTCATTGCTGGTTATTGATCCAGTGACCGTGATCGACTGCTGTTGCTCGCCACTGCTCAGCTGCCATTGCGGAAAGGTGGCAAAACCACTGAAGCGCAGACAGTTGTGGCCAGCCAGTTCCTGTGGCTGGGCCGGCACCCCGTGCGTCGCGAGATAGGCGGGAGAGGCACACAAGATGCGGCGATGCTCGCCCAGTTTTCTGGCGATCAAGCGGCTGTCGTGCAGCTCACCGATGCGGATGGCCAGATCAAAGCCTTCGGCGATGATGTCCACGAAGCGCTCGCTGTAGTCTGCCACCAGCGATACTTGCGGATGGGCAGCCAGAAAGGCTGGCAGCATGGGCGCCAGCCATTGCCGGCCCATGGCGGCCGGGAAGGCCACACGCAGCACGCCGCGCACTTTCGCTGCGCCGGATGCCGCTTCCTGCTCTGCGGCGGTAATCAGGCCGATGGCGGTGCGTAGCCGTTGAGCCAGTTGCGCACCGGCATCCGTCAGGCGCAGTTGCCGGGTGGTGCGCTCGATCAGCCGGATACCCAGCCGTGCCTCCATCGCCGCTACCCGCTTGGAAACCACGGTTGGGTGGCGCTGCAACAGGCGGCCGGCGGCCACGAACGAGCCTTCGGATGCCACGGCGAGCAGGGCGGCGATTTCGTCACTGTGCTGGTTGTCGAGCAAGTCGTGCATCATGGTCTCAGAATAATGGCTCCGGACGAGCGTCCGGACTCAAGGTCGGCGTGGGCGCTTGCCACGTCGGCCAGCGCGTAGCACCCCCAGATGTCTGGCGTAATGATCCCGCTGTCGATGGCGGCCAGTACGTCCTGCGCCCGTTCCTGATATTCGGCAATAGTGGCGGTATGGGCGGCCAGCGATGGCCGGGTGAGAAACAGCGAGCCTTTGGCATTCAGGGTGGCCAGTTCAACCGCTGCGGGCACGCCGGAAGACGCGCCGAACGACACCATCACACCGCGTGGCCGCAGGCTGTCCAGCGACGCCTCGAACGACAGCCTGCCAATCGGATCGTACACCACGTCCACCTTGCCGCCGCCGGTAATGCGGCCAACCTCGGCGGCCAGTGTCGCGGGGTCGAACACCAGTACCGCACCGCAGCCCAGTGCCTCGGCCCTGGGCACGCTGGCGGCCCGGGACACGACACCGATCACGAATGCGCCCAGCTGCTTGGCCCACTGCGCCATGAGCGCCCCCAGCCCGCCGGCCACGCCGTAGAGCAGCATGGTGGTGCCCGGGCCAACGGGGTAGGTGCTCTTGAGCAGATACTGGGCGGTAAGCCCCTTGAACATCACCGCGGCGGCGTCTTCACAGGACAGGCTGTCCGGCAACTTGACCAGCCGCTCGGCCGGATAGAGCCGGCCACTGGCATACGCGCCAAGCGGGCCGTTGGCATAGGCGACCCGATCACCCACCCGGACGTTGCTGACGCCATCACCGACGGCGGTGACTTGCCCGGCACCTTCCAGCCCCAGCCCCGAGGGCAGCGGGACTTTCACCACGCCATTGCGCTGCATCACATCCAGATAGTTCATCCCGATGGCGACTTGCTCAACCCAGGCCTCCCCCGGCCCCGGTGTGGTCATGGCGGCTTGTTCGATCTGCAAAACTTCCGGGGTGCCAAATTGCTGAAAGCGGACAACTGCAACCATCGTGGTCTCCTTGCGGTGTGGGGGAGTGCTTCTGATACGGATGGTTGGAATTATGTGAACGCTCAATGAATTGAACAATGATGCAATTTTGCATTTCATTGCTGCAATATTTGCAGTAATTGCGGCTGTCTCTTGCCTGTGCCGGCAGCAAGCCGCTGGGGTGGCCGGGCACCAGCGGCTAACGCGAGCGCGGCCGTTGAGCAAACCGGTGGCGACTCAATAGGTGTAACGACTGATCACATGCTTGACCTTCTGCAAGGCCTGCTGCAGCGCCTCCAGTCCGACGGAGCCCAGCGCCAGGCGGAGTGCGTGCGGCACGGAGGTGGACGTGGCGAAAGGCTCCGCCGTCGATACCGAGATCTGCTCGTGCTGCAGTGCCGCCACCACTTGGTCTGCACGCACTTCTTCGCCCAACGGTAGCCAGAGAAAATAAGACGCCGGATGGCTGATGTAGCACAGCCCTGATAGCTGGCTGCCGGCCAGCAGTTGCCGGCGTTGCGCATCGTCGCGTTTGGCCGCTTCCAGCCGCGCGACGGTGCCATCGTCGAGCCAGCCGCAGGCGATGGCGGTCATCACGCCTGGAGTGTTCCAGCTGGTGG
Above is a genomic segment from Vogesella indigofera containing:
- a CDS encoding quinone oxidoreductase family protein, which codes for MVAVVRFQQFGTPEVLQIEQAAMTTPGPGEAWVEQVAIGMNYLDVMQRNGVVKVPLPSGLGLEGAGQVTAVGDGVSNVRVGDRVAYANGPLGAYASGRLYPAERLVKLPDSLSCEDAAAVMFKGLTAQYLLKSTYPVGPGTTMLLYGVAGGLGALMAQWAKQLGAFVIGVVSRAASVPRAEALGCGAVLVFDPATLAAEVGRITGGGKVDVVYDPIGRLSFEASLDSLRPRGVMVSFGASSGVPAAVELATLNAKGSLFLTRPSLAAHTATIAEYQERAQDVLAAIDSGIITPDIWGCYALADVASAHADLESGRSSGAIILRP
- a CDS encoding LysR family transcriptional regulator; its protein translation is MMHDLLDNQHSDEIAALLAVASEGSFVAAGRLLQRHPTVVSKRVAAMEARLGIRLIERTTRQLRLTDAGAQLAQRLRTAIGLITAAEQEAASGAAKVRGVLRVAFPAAMGRQWLAPMLPAFLAAHPQVSLVADYSERFVDIIAEGFDLAIRIGELHDSRLIARKLGEHRRILCASPAYLATHGVPAQPQELAGHNCLRFSGFATFPQWQLSSGEQQQSITVTGSITSNDSESLLAATRAGVGILAAGEWLLSRDLAAGRLLRVLPDWQLGAVGGIYLVRPSAKFAAASTLAFKSWLEDQFSAGPPWQLGEA